The genomic stretch GTGAAGTTCAGAGTAGTGATCTCGTCGCCCACGTTGGCATAGGCCCGGGTAACCGCAGAAGCTGGCACGCCCGCCGGAATGTTCATGCCTTCGATGTTGCCATTCTGCAGGGCGTCTGCACTGGGACCGTAGCCGAGGTAGGCCAGATCAATCTTGTCCAGATCGACCCCAAGCTTGCCCAGAATAAAACGGCCGGAGCCCTCGGTGCCGGAATTGCGCCTCCCGATAGAGAAGCTCTCGCCATAGAGGTTGGTCATGTCGGCGATGGTGCCTGTTTTCGCAAGTTCCTTGGACACCACGAAGTGCTCAACGTTCTGCCAGAGCATGGAAACCGAACGAAGGTTCTTGTATGGCTTGGGCACCGGGCCGGTCCCGTTCCATGCATAGGCACCGTACAACCCCTGGAGAATACCGAACTGAATCTGGTCTTCATCCATCAGCTTGAGATTCTCACCGGAACCGGCGGAACTGATGGCCGACACCGAGATATTGGTCTTCGGTTCAAGCTTGACCTTGATAAGCGTGGAAATTGCAACGCCCACCGGGTAATAGGTGCCGCCAGTGGTGGCGGTACC from Marinobacter subterrani encodes the following:
- a CDS encoding TAXI family TRAP transporter solute-binding subunit is translated as MNRKQFLKSTVGVLAATIFSFSSGVQAEGNYVMGTATTGGTYYPVGVAISTLIKVKLEPKTNISVSAISSAGSGENLKLMDEDQIQFGILQGLYGAYAWNGTGPVPKPYKNLRSVSMLWQNVEHFVVSKELAKTGTIADMTNLYGESFSIGRRNSGTEGSGRFILGKLGVDLDKIDLAYLGYGPSADALQNGNIEGMNIPAGVPASAVTRAYANVGDEITTLNFTADQLAQVNSDFELWTPYTIPAGTYPSQEEPIETIAQPNILAVRADVPEEDVYQITKTIYENLPFLNNIHPATKAMALEKAIAGLPMPLHPGAVRFYREQGLTIPDRLIAK